A genomic segment from Patescibacteria group bacterium encodes:
- a CDS encoding site-2 protease family protein produces MDFNPVGIGFLIIGLILALTLHEFAHALASDLLGDRTARNEGRLSINPLTHIDPVMTVLLPLILIVIGSPVIFGAARPVPFNPWAVKYGKYGVAIVAAAGPAMNLLLAVITAVALQLFTPSTQIMPFFITVISINIAFAVFNLIPIPPLDGSRILYAFVPLSVRNVMDRLEQNGLLIIFFLLFLAAPVFMPIFGAIVGGIMQFLVPGLTGLST; encoded by the coding sequence ATGGATTTTAACCCTGTTGGCATTGGCTTTTTGATTATCGGCTTGATTCTTGCCCTAACCCTGCATGAGTTTGCTCATGCTCTGGCTAGCGATCTACTCGGAGACCGCACCGCTCGCAATGAGGGCCGTCTTAGTATTAACCCGCTGACCCATATCGACCCGGTCATGACCGTGCTTTTACCCCTAATCCTCATAGTTATTGGCTCGCCGGTTATCTTTGGGGCGGCCCGACCGGTACCGTTTAACCCCTGGGCCGTTAAGTATGGTAAATACGGCGTTGCCATCGTTGCCGCCGCCGGTCCAGCCATGAATCTGCTGCTCGCCGTCATTACTGCGGTTGCCCTGCAGCTGTTTACGCCTTCGACTCAAATAATGCCGTTCTTCATCACCGTAATTTCGATCAACATCGCTTTTGCGGTATTTAACCTAATTCCAATTCCGCCCCTGGACGGTTCGCGCATCTTGTATGCCTTTGTGCCGCTAAGTGTCCGTAACGTCATGGACCGCCTCGAACAAAATGGCCTGCTCATCATTTTCTTCCTACTATTCCTGGCCGCACCGGTCTTTATGCCAATCTTCGGTGCCATCGTTGGCGGCATTATGCAGTTCTTGGTCCCAGGTTTAACCGGCCTGTCGACCTAG
- a CDS encoding 50S ribosomal protein L20, with product MMRVKRGVTTHAKHKKLRQQTKGMSHMRRASVRQARQAVLKALSYAYRDRRNKKRDLRQLWIVRINAGLNAHNISYSRFINQLKKANIELDRKILAELAARQPAAFGAVVEAAKKAK from the coding sequence ATAATGAGAGTTAAACGCGGAGTTACCACTCACGCCAAGCACAAAAAGCTACGACAGCAGACCAAGGGCATGAGCCACATGCGCCGCGCCAGTGTGCGCCAGGCTCGCCAGGCGGTACTAAAGGCGCTGTCTTACGCCTACCGCGACCGTCGCAACAAGAAGCGTGATCTGCGCCAGCTCTGGATTGTGCGCATTAACGCCGGGTTAAATGCTCATAATATTTCGTACAGCCGGTTTATTAACCAGCTAAAGAAGGCCAACATTGAGCTGGATCGTAAGATCCTGGCAGAGCTGGCCGCCCGCCAGCCGGCTGCCTTTGGCGCCGTGGTTGAGGCCGCTAAGAAGGCTAAGTAA
- a CDS encoding ATP-binding protein, with protein MLARVQAPAQMGLEGQLVEIECDMSNGLPGLVVVGLGNKAVEEARERVRGAIKNSGLMLPPKRITLNLAPADIPKDGTGFDLGMAIAVLIASEQLPEVASSLFIGELALNGSVRATAGVVSAAHLAGRLGIDRLYVPSGQEQGLQRFNSTRVIPVKSLAQLAEHLRGAKPIRTRVKRSSPPLPIKPEVDFADIYGQEEAKRAMLIAASGRHNILLVGPPGVGKTMLAKAAAGIMPPLSAEQQMEVARLHEARGLSRPVNATDRPFRSPHHSTSVTALIGGGRHPTPGEISLSHHGVLFLDELPEFQRPVLEALRQPLEDGRITIGRAAGSATFPARFMLIAAQNPCPCGYRGDPERRCSCPAHQIQRYRKQISGPLLERIDMMVSVKRAKLDQVNRSTTTSQQLQAKVNQVSLLQKQRFKDDSLTNANLAGQGLQQHCRLDSGGQQLISQALAAFHLSTRTHVRILRVARTIADLDQSKTITSQHLAEAIRYRATTE; from the coding sequence ATGCTGGCAAGAGTGCAGGCACCGGCTCAAATGGGGCTGGAGGGACAGTTGGTCGAAATTGAATGCGACATGAGCAATGGCCTACCCGGCTTGGTGGTGGTCGGCTTAGGCAATAAGGCGGTCGAAGAGGCCCGCGAGCGCGTGCGCGGGGCAATTAAAAATAGTGGCCTGATGCTTCCGCCAAAGCGAATCACCCTCAACCTTGCCCCAGCCGATATACCCAAAGATGGAACTGGCTTTGATTTAGGTATGGCGATTGCGGTCCTAATTGCCAGCGAGCAGCTGCCAGAGGTAGCCAGTAGTCTTTTTATTGGCGAACTGGCGCTGAACGGTAGCGTCAGAGCTACCGCCGGGGTGGTAAGCGCCGCACACCTGGCAGGAAGGCTTGGCATTGACCGACTGTATGTACCGAGCGGCCAGGAACAGGGTCTACAGCGTTTTAATTCAACTCGCGTTATTCCAGTTAAGAGCTTGGCTCAGCTGGCGGAGCACCTACGTGGCGCGAAGCCAATCCGGACTCGAGTAAAACGCTCCTCCCCTCCTCTGCCGATCAAGCCCGAGGTTGATTTTGCCGACATCTACGGCCAGGAGGAGGCCAAGCGAGCCATGTTGATTGCCGCCAGCGGACGACACAATATACTGCTGGTTGGCCCGCCTGGGGTTGGCAAGACCATGCTGGCCAAAGCGGCGGCCGGGATTATGCCACCGCTCAGCGCCGAGCAGCAGATGGAGGTGGCGCGACTACACGAGGCGCGAGGGCTAAGTCGACCGGTAAACGCCACCGATCGTCCATTTAGATCGCCGCACCACAGCACCAGCGTTACCGCCCTGATTGGCGGTGGCCGCCACCCCACCCCTGGAGAGATCAGCTTAAGCCACCACGGAGTACTGTTTTTAGACGAGCTACCGGAGTTTCAACGGCCGGTGCTCGAAGCCTTGCGCCAGCCGCTCGAAGATGGGCGCATCACCATTGGTCGAGCCGCCGGTAGCGCCACCTTCCCGGCTCGGTTCATGCTGATTGCCGCTCAAAACCCTTGCCCCTGCGGCTACCGCGGCGACCCCGAACGGCGGTGCAGCTGCCCGGCCCACCAGATACAGCGCTACCGCAAGCAGATCTCCGGTCCGCTACTGGAGCGAATCGACATGATGGTGTCGGTTAAGCGAGCAAAATTGGACCAAGTTAATCGATCCACCACTACCAGTCAGCAGCTACAAGCCAAGGTCAACCAAGTGTCGTTGTTGCAGAAACAACGATTCAAGGATGATTCCCTCACCAACGCCAATCTCGCTGGGCAGGGACTGCAGCAGCACTGTCGATTAGACTCAGGCGGCCAACAGCTCATTAGCCAAGCGCTGGCCGCGTTCCACCTCTCGACCCGAACCCATGTCCGCATACTTCGAGTGGCCCGGACCATTGCCGACCTTGATCAATCAAAAACAATTACCAGCCAACACCTAGCCGAAGCGATACGCTATCGGGCTACAACTGAATAA
- a CDS encoding polymer-forming cytoskeletal protein: MAKKNDMFGVSGTDTIIGSSVKLKGNLASETDITIDGTLTGNIKCGGHLTIGVNAHIVGNLSATSVAIAGQVDGNVIAVDSASVLETGQVHGDIACSRIEIAMGGVFVGVSKMKPLKATEIESYDEAGSNS, translated from the coding sequence ATGGCTAAAAAGAACGACATGTTTGGAGTATCAGGAACCGACACCATTATCGGTTCAAGCGTTAAGCTCAAGGGCAACCTAGCCAGCGAGACCGACATCACCATTGATGGCACCCTAACCGGCAACATTAAGTGCGGCGGCCACCTAACGATTGGCGTTAACGCCCACATCGTTGGTAATCTGTCGGCTACCAGTGTGGCGATCGCTGGCCAGGTTGACGGCAACGTCATTGCGGTCGATAGCGCCTCGGTGCTCGAAACCGGCCAGGTGCACGGCGACATCGCTTGCTCTCGGATTGAGATCGCCATGGGCGGTGTCTTTGTCGGTGTGAGCAAGATGAAGCCGCTTAAGGCCACCGAGATTGAGTCGTATGATGAAGCAGGATCAAATAGCTAG
- a CDS encoding 50S ribosomal protein L35 has protein sequence MPKMKTHKGMAKRIKLSGSGKMLRRKAYRSHLLAHKQAKTKRTYVKEFEVSAGDASNIKKMLAGYR, from the coding sequence ATGCCAAAGATGAAAACGCACAAGGGAATGGCCAAGCGGATCAAGCTGAGCGGCAGCGGCAAGATGCTGCGGCGTAAAGCCTATCGCAGCCACCTTTTGGCCCACAAGCAAGCCAAGACCAAGCGAACTTACGTTAAGGAGTTCGAGGTTTCAGCTGGTGACGCCAGTAATATTAAAAAGATGTTGGCCGGCTACCGCTAA
- a CDS encoding transcriptional regulator — MFESLFGSKTRVKLLSLFYNNPNRPYYVREITRKVDEQINSVRRELSNLLAIGIIRSEGNNNKLYYEVDQDYQFYAPLRAIFTNVTLDEPDLHDAQQDNDLIKKLRATGKVQLAFETGSFVRDPSVNIDLFLMGDLNRSRVSKLVTEMEQELGREINYTVMTPEEFGYRQRLNDRFLSNVLGAKKIMLVDETNTKVKPAPAALEGDVAEVAVPVEIKSR; from the coding sequence GTGTTCGAAAGTTTGTTTGGCTCAAAGACGCGCGTCAAGTTGCTCAGCCTGTTTTATAACAACCCCAATCGGCCGTACTATGTTCGCGAAATCACTCGTAAGGTTGACGAGCAGATTAACTCGGTCCGCCGCGAACTATCTAATCTGCTGGCAATTGGCATCATTCGCAGTGAGGGTAACAACAACAAGCTCTACTACGAGGTCGACCAAGACTATCAGTTTTACGCCCCGCTGCGCGCTATTTTTACCAACGTAACGCTAGATGAGCCAGATCTACATGACGCTCAGCAAGATAATGACCTAATTAAAAAGCTTCGTGCCACCGGTAAGGTGCAGCTGGCTTTTGAAACCGGCAGTTTTGTTCGTGACCCTAGCGTAAACATCGACCTCTTTTTAATGGGCGACCTTAATCGATCTCGCGTGTCCAAGTTGGTTACCGAGATGGAACAAGAGTTGGGTCGAGAGATTAACTACACCGTTATGACCCCAGAGGAGTTTGGCTATCGCCAGCGCCTCAACGACCGCTTTTTGTCGAATGTGTTGGGGGCGAAGAAGATAATGCTGGTTGATGAAACCAACACCAAGGTTAAGCCGGCCCCGGCAGCGCTAGAGGGTGATGTGGCCGAGGTGGCAGTTCCGGTAGAGATTAAAAGCCGGTAG
- a CDS encoding glycosyltransferase family 4 protein, with protein MAAKNLKVAIVHDWLTNQGGGERVVWALHQAYPDAPIYTSVYDAEALPQFKDADVRTSFLQHWPLAKRKHQLYPILRTMAFESFDFSGYDVVISSCSAESKGVITKPETAHVCYLHTPTRYYWSDYAKYRNATGFGLLSPLVRLVMPGLVRKMRLWDFAAAQRVDHFIANSQYVQQRITKYYRRDSEVINPPIELDRFELGRQTRSGFVVVSRLIPYKRVDLAVQACTKLGLPLTVIGGGSELSKLEDMAGPTIRFVGRLDDEGVAQQLARAEAFLFTAEEDFGLTPLEAMACGTPVIAYGKGGATETVVEGTTGTFFKEQTVDSLAQALKNFNPDDYDSVKIRKHAAGYDESVFIKKIKNFVNQQVKN; from the coding sequence GTGGCAGCAAAAAATCTTAAAGTGGCAATTGTCCATGACTGGTTGACCAATCAGGGAGGGGGAGAGCGAGTGGTGTGGGCGCTGCACCAAGCTTACCCCGATGCACCAATCTATACCTCGGTATACGATGCCGAGGCTTTGCCGCAGTTTAAAGATGCGGATGTGCGCACCTCATTTTTGCAGCACTGGCCTCTAGCCAAGCGAAAGCACCAGCTCTATCCAATACTTCGCACCATGGCCTTTGAGTCATTCGACTTTAGCGGTTACGACGTCGTGATCTCATCCTGCTCAGCCGAGTCCAAGGGGGTTATTACCAAGCCGGAAACCGCCCACGTCTGCTACTTGCACACCCCAACCCGCTATTATTGGAGCGATTACGCTAAATATCGCAATGCCACCGGTTTTGGCCTGCTATCGCCACTGGTTCGCCTGGTTATGCCGGGTTTGGTGCGCAAGATGCGCCTATGGGATTTTGCGGCTGCCCAGCGAGTTGATCACTTTATCGCTAACTCCCAGTATGTACAGCAGCGTATCACCAAGTACTACCGGCGGGATTCGGAGGTGATTAATCCGCCAATCGAGTTAGACCGCTTTGAGCTCGGCCGCCAGACCCGCAGTGGCTTTGTGGTGGTATCGCGGTTAATTCCGTACAAGCGAGTCGATCTGGCGGTTCAGGCCTGCACCAAGCTGGGCTTGCCACTTACCGTGATTGGTGGAGGTAGTGAGCTAAGTAAGCTTGAGGATATGGCCGGCCCAACCATTCGGTTTGTTGGACGCCTGGATGATGAGGGAGTGGCGCAGCAATTGGCTCGCGCCGAAGCCTTTTTGTTTACGGCCGAGGAGGACTTTGGCTTAACTCCACTCGAGGCCATGGCCTGTGGCACGCCCGTAATTGCCTACGGCAAAGGGGGAGCGACCGAGACAGTGGTTGAGGGCACGACCGGCACCTTCTTTAAGGAGCAGACCGTTGACTCGTTGGCGCAAGCGCTTAAGAATTTCAACCCTGATGATTACGATTCGGTTAAAATCCGTAAACACGCAGCCGGCTATGATGAATCAGTATTTATCAAAAAAATTAAAAATTTTGTTAACCAACAGGTTAAGAATTAG
- a CDS encoding NUDIX domain-containing protein, whose translation MHRLQQHILQQLILNPELRYADLKPREIEGNLFMYHLKQLIRDGLVEKQGKNGLYRLTSKGKLYADRLSLKSLTPRVQPRIVTLMAVEDGEGRWLFYRRKRQPLIDMVGFPYGKIHLGEGVKLAAERELREKTGLVADLQHYGDGYATTMEDGEPVSEILFHLFYGSNPTGELIEKSDIGEAFWRHPEEVDGVDFMPNVKDLLKLVQSYDGSRFFAELTHHVQ comes from the coding sequence ATGCATCGATTGCAGCAACACATTTTACAACAGCTCATCTTAAACCCGGAGCTGCGTTATGCCGATCTGAAGCCGCGTGAGATTGAGGGTAATCTGTTTATGTATCACCTTAAGCAGCTGATTCGGGATGGGTTGGTTGAAAAGCAGGGTAAGAACGGCCTGTACCGATTGACCTCAAAGGGCAAGCTGTACGCTGACCGGTTGAGCTTAAAGTCGCTAACTCCCAGGGTGCAGCCTCGGATTGTTACCCTAATGGCAGTAGAGGACGGTGAGGGGCGCTGGCTGTTTTACCGCCGCAAGCGTCAGCCGCTCATTGATATGGTTGGCTTCCCTTACGGCAAGATTCATCTGGGCGAAGGCGTTAAGCTGGCGGCGGAGCGGGAGCTACGCGAAAAGACCGGCTTGGTGGCCGATTTGCAGCACTATGGTGACGGTTACGCCACCACAATGGAGGACGGCGAGCCGGTGAGCGAGATTCTATTCCATCTGTTTTATGGAAGTAATCCAACCGGCGAACTAATCGAGAAATCAGATATCGGAGAGGCTTTTTGGCGTCATCCAGAAGAGGTTGATGGTGTCGACTTCATGCCAAATGTTAAGGATTTATTAAAACTGGTACAATCGTATGACGGCAGTCGATTCTTTGCCGAACTAACACATCATGTACAATAG
- a CDS encoding DUF4446 family protein — MLPQLPGWLQGLISQLILGSSKECGEMNTVWLVLILIALVLSAVSLWLAIRLQRRFHSSLAGSDGDSLEQSLSTYHKQVEAVAGHLDKLDDAYERLAATGSLASQKISIVRFNPFGDTGGDQSFVLAVLDAHDSGYVLTSIHGREGTRVYVKPVDYNKSKYPLSDEEKQALKQASRRVPK; from the coding sequence ATGCTACCACAGCTCCCCGGCTGGTTGCAGGGGCTCATCAGCCAGCTTATACTTGGTAGCAGTAAAGAATGTGGTGAAATGAACACGGTATGGTTGGTGCTTATTTTAATAGCTCTGGTATTGTCGGCGGTCAGCCTGTGGCTAGCCATCCGCTTACAACGGCGATTCCACAGCTCCCTGGCCGGTAGCGACGGCGATAGCCTGGAGCAGTCGCTATCGACCTACCACAAACAGGTTGAGGCGGTGGCGGGCCACCTCGATAAACTAGATGATGCCTACGAGCGGTTGGCCGCCACCGGCAGTCTGGCCTCCCAAAAGATCTCGATTGTCCGATTCAATCCGTTTGGTGATACCGGCGGCGATCAGAGCTTCGTGCTCGCCGTGCTTGACGCCCACGACTCCGGTTATGTGCTCACCAGTATTCACGGACGTGAGGGTACCCGGGTTTACGTAAAACCGGTAGACTATAATAAAAGCAAGTATCCGCTTTCGGATGAGGAAAAACAGGCGCTCAAGCAAGCCTCACGGCGAGTGCCCAAGTAG
- a CDS encoding ribonuclease HI family protein, which produces MAHLLNAPVEIKHLVIHTDGGSRGNPGPSAVGVVISTPDDDHIESFGRYIGETTNNQAEYTAVIGALAAAKKYKPSKIELILDSELVVKQLRGEYKVKNVDLQPLHADIMKKVGGLEVTFKHVLRSENKLADIEVNKALDEHLGHI; this is translated from the coding sequence ATGGCACATCTATTAAACGCACCTGTCGAAATTAAGCATTTGGTAATCCATACCGATGGCGGTAGCCGTGGCAATCCGGGGCCTTCGGCGGTTGGCGTTGTTATTTCTACACCGGACGATGATCATATTGAGTCATTTGGTCGGTATATTGGGGAGACCACCAATAATCAGGCCGAGTATACCGCGGTGATTGGTGCTTTGGCGGCGGCTAAAAAGTACAAGCCAAGTAAAATCGAGCTTATTTTAGATAGTGAGCTGGTGGTTAAGCAGCTGCGAGGGGAGTATAAGGTGAAGAATGTTGATTTGCAGCCGCTGCATGCCGATATTATGAAGAAGGTTGGTGGCCTAGAGGTCACCTTTAAGCACGTCCTGCGCTCCGAGAACAAGCTAGCCGACATTGAGGTTAATAAAGCGCTCGACGAACACTTAGGCCATATTTAG
- a CDS encoding translation initiation factor IF-3, which yields MAQRTRLNQDITAPQVRLIGAAGEQVGVVSIAEALEQASQANQDLVEIAPNASPPVVKILDWGKYRYEQTKQDQKNKRNQRNQEVKQVRLSLKIGQHDLEVKSRKARQFLVNGNKVKVSLRFRGREVTHPDLGKAVIYRFVETIEDVSVVEQEPQLSGREMTMLLGIKKESPSNAKDENAQGNGQADQAERQRQDAAA from the coding sequence ATCGCCCAACGAACCCGCCTAAACCAAGATATCACCGCACCTCAAGTGCGATTGATTGGTGCAGCTGGCGAACAGGTTGGAGTGGTTTCGATTGCAGAAGCGTTAGAGCAAGCCAGCCAGGCCAATCAGGATCTGGTTGAGATTGCCCCTAACGCCAGCCCTCCGGTGGTGAAGATTTTGGACTGGGGTAAGTATCGCTACGAACAGACCAAACAGGACCAAAAGAACAAGCGTAACCAGCGTAACCAAGAGGTTAAGCAGGTTCGCCTGAGCCTAAAGATTGGTCAACACGATCTTGAGGTGAAGTCTAGGAAAGCTCGGCAGTTTCTCGTTAATGGCAACAAGGTTAAGGTCAGCCTGCGTTTTCGCGGCCGTGAGGTTACTCACCCCGATCTCGGTAAGGCAGTGATTTACCGCTTTGTTGAAACCATTGAGGACGTTTCGGTGGTCGAACAAGAGCCACAACTATCCGGTCGAGAAATGACCATGCTATTAGGAATTAAGAAAGAGTCACCAAGCAATGCCAAAGATGAAAACGCACAAGGGAATGGCCAAGCGGATCAAGCTGAGCGGCAGCGGCAAGATGCTGCGGCGTAA
- a CDS encoding magnesium transporter has product MSQPSQQPHESIKRELSYSRRNRLDLFRRIPQADQGMALLSLSPKVQRYIMSRINDQELIDILNYLDPQQSARLMRRVDVKRAEHILEKLNVNARDKVEYLLRFNPRAAAGLMNLNYIVIPENSRFADVSKILEREEHATGKFPTILVVDDGHLLGELPGFELIRARPSQHVLPKIKKISTLPYNSPEHKVVQSFLRHPHDKLAVVDDDRAVLGVINTDDIIPLIHDRGPGGLYKFAGVTREEDAYDSALTKVKYRYKWLIINLGTAFLAASVVGLFEATLDKFVLLAVYMPIVAGMGGNAGTQTLAVAIRGLTLREIDLRTGWRFISNEMIAGTINGIINGIIVAAVAILFNHNPMLGLVLAVAMVANLLIAGLFGAAIPMIMKALRKDPASSATIFITTATDVCGFFVFLGLATLLLH; this is encoded by the coding sequence ATGAGCCAACCGAGCCAACAACCGCACGAATCAATTAAGCGAGAGTTATCATACTCTCGCCGCAACCGCTTAGACCTGTTTCGACGTATACCGCAGGCCGATCAGGGCATGGCGCTATTGAGCCTCAGCCCTAAGGTGCAGCGCTACATCATGTCGCGCATTAACGACCAGGAGCTGATCGACATCTTAAACTACCTTGATCCGCAGCAGTCGGCCAGGCTGATGCGCCGGGTTGATGTTAAGCGGGCGGAGCACATCCTCGAAAAACTCAACGTCAATGCTCGCGATAAGGTAGAGTACCTACTGCGCTTTAACCCAAGAGCTGCCGCCGGCTTAATGAATCTTAACTACATCGTCATTCCTGAAAACAGCCGGTTTGCCGATGTTTCTAAGATCCTGGAGCGCGAGGAGCATGCCACCGGTAAGTTCCCGACCATATTGGTGGTTGACGACGGTCACTTGCTGGGGGAGCTGCCAGGGTTTGAGCTGATTCGGGCAAGGCCCTCCCAGCATGTTCTGCCAAAGATAAAAAAGATCTCAACCTTGCCTTACAACAGCCCTGAGCACAAGGTGGTGCAGTCATTTTTACGGCACCCTCACGACAAACTGGCGGTGGTTGACGATGATCGCGCGGTGCTCGGTGTCATTAATACCGATGATATTATTCCTTTAATTCACGATCGGGGCCCCGGCGGTCTGTACAAGTTTGCCGGTGTTACTCGCGAAGAGGATGCCTACGATAGCGCTTTAACCAAGGTTAAGTATCGCTATAAGTGGCTAATTATTAACCTAGGCACCGCTTTTTTGGCGGCCTCGGTGGTGGGCTTGTTTGAGGCCACTCTCGACAAGTTTGTGTTGCTGGCGGTTTACATGCCAATTGTGGCCGGTATGGGTGGTAACGCCGGTACTCAAACCCTGGCGGTGGCTATTCGCGGATTAACTTTGCGCGAAATCGACCTGCGCACCGGCTGGCGGTTTATTAGCAACGAGATGATCGCCGGTACCATCAACGGTATTATCAACGGTATTATTGTGGCGGCGGTAGCAATCTTGTTCAATCACAACCCAATGCTGGGTTTGGTACTGGCTGTCGCGATGGTGGCCAACCTGCTAATTGCCGGTCTATTTGGAGCCGCTATCCCGATGATAATGAAGGCGCTCCGCAAAGACCCGGCCTCCTCGGCGACCATCTTTATTACCACCGCCACCGACGTCTGCGGCTTCTTTGTCTTTTTAGGCCTCGCCACCTTATTACTGCACTAA
- a CDS encoding sugar transferase: MRKRSELLFSLLLLPIDFAAILSAFIAAYAIRVKIEARPVTYPLGIEFFLQVFLLIIPVWILIFALTGLYNQSSLRSRLQEAGKVFVGVSGGVMFMIVLDFVSPSPIFPSKAVPIYAYGIALVTVMLGRVIIRAIQRRLFRANIGVYQTVIVGSGPLAQRLVQTLSRSAQTGFKIIGALDTASGASQRMRPVLVDRSLTNLKNRLKNQHIDQIIQADSHLNPDEVFEVVQFAARNHITYRFVPNQFGIFATNAQLGTLAGMPMVAMKPTPLDGWGRIVKRGFDLASSLLGLIVLSPLFVVIALLIKLTDAGPVFFRHRRLSREGKAIYVYKFRTMRQRFSTGKYRGKTPVEVLEMLGRQDLIDEFKREQKVKNDPRVSRFGDFLRRTSLDELPQLFNILRGDISLVGPRPIVKDELDRYGKDRSTLLALRPGLTGLWQVSGRNDIGYEERVKLDMYYIENWSLLLDIKIILRTIYIIMTGKGAY; this comes from the coding sequence ATGCGAAAACGCAGCGAATTACTGTTTAGTCTGTTACTTCTTCCGATCGATTTTGCGGCAATTTTGTCAGCTTTTATCGCCGCCTACGCCATTCGCGTTAAGATTGAGGCTCGCCCAGTAACCTACCCACTGGGAATCGAGTTCTTTTTGCAGGTATTTTTACTAATTATCCCGGTCTGGATTCTGATCTTTGCCTTAACCGGTCTATACAATCAATCTAGCTTACGTAGCCGCTTACAGGAGGCCGGTAAGGTGTTTGTGGGGGTTAGCGGTGGCGTCATGTTCATGATTGTGTTGGATTTTGTTAGCCCTAGCCCAATCTTTCCGTCTAAGGCGGTACCAATTTATGCTTACGGCATAGCCCTGGTTACAGTGATGCTTGGGCGGGTTATTATTCGGGCAATTCAGCGGCGCCTGTTTAGGGCGAACATCGGAGTTTACCAAACCGTCATAGTCGGGAGTGGGCCTTTGGCTCAGCGCCTGGTTCAAACATTGTCGCGGTCGGCCCAGACCGGCTTTAAGATTATTGGCGCGCTCGATACCGCCAGCGGGGCATCGCAACGAATGCGCCCGGTTTTGGTTGATCGCTCCTTAACCAACCTTAAAAATCGGTTAAAAAATCAACATATCGATCAGATTATTCAGGCCGACTCTCACCTCAATCCCGACGAGGTGTTTGAGGTGGTGCAGTTTGCTGCTCGTAACCATATAACCTACCGTTTTGTGCCAAACCAGTTTGGTATTTTTGCGACCAACGCCCAGTTGGGCACTCTGGCTGGTATGCCCATGGTGGCAATGAAGCCAACCCCGCTTGATGGGTGGGGGAGAATCGTTAAACGCGGCTTCGATCTGGCTTCATCGCTACTTGGGCTGATTGTGCTTTCGCCTTTGTTTGTGGTTATCGCGCTGTTAATTAAGCTGACCGACGCCGGCCCGGTATTTTTCCGCCACCGTCGGTTGAGCCGCGAGGGCAAGGCTATTTACGTTTACAAGTTCCGTACCATGCGCCAGCGCTTTTCTACCGGAAAGTACCGTGGCAAGACACCGGTTGAGGTGCTTGAGATGCTTGGCCGCCAGGATCTGATCGATGAGTTCAAACGTGAACAAAAGGTTAAGAATGACCCTCGTGTTAGCCGGTTTGGCGACTTTTTGCGCCGTACCAGCCTCGATGAGCTGCCGCAGCTGTTTAATATTCTGCGTGGCGACATCAGCCTGGTTGGCCCCCGACCTATCGTTAAGGACGAACTGGACCGCTACGGCAAGGACCGCTCAACCTTGCTGGCACTTCGACCTGGTTTAACCGGTTTGTGGCAGGTGTCTGGCCGCAATGATATTGGTTATGAAGAACGGGTTAAGCTTGATATGTACTACATCGAAAACTGGAGCCTTCTGCTAGATATTAAGATTATCTTAAGGACCATATATATTATTATGACCGGCAAGGGGGCGTACTAG
- the rpmB gene encoding 50S ribosomal protein L28, which translates to MAYACDICGKGKQFGHNVPFSQKKTNKVWKPNLQRTRIELDGTKVRVKICTQCMRTLAKYRDKAVEKAEAPKAEAKA; encoded by the coding sequence ATGGCGTACGCCTGTGACATTTGCGGTAAAGGCAAGCAGTTCGGCCACAATGTTCCCTTCTCCCAGAAGAAGACGAACAAGGTGTGGAAGCCGAATCTTCAGCGTACCCGAATTGAGCTCGATGGCACCAAGGTACGGGTAAAGATCTGCACCCAGTGCATGCGCACCTTGGCCAAGTACCGCGATAAAGCGGTTGAAAAGGCCGAAGCGCCTAAAGCCGAAGCCAAGGCTTAA